The following is a genomic window from uncultured Fusobacterium sp..
ATCTCTCAATTTACTCTATATGGAAACTGCATCAAAGGACGTCGTCCAGGGTTTACTGATGCTGCTAGACCTGATCTTGCAAAACCTCTTTATGAAAAATTCCTTGAAAAATGCAGAAGCTTTGGTATAAAAACTGAATGTGGAGAGTTTGGAGCAGATATGAAAGTTGAGCTTCTAAACGACGGACCTGTCACACTTGTAATCGACACAAAAGATGTTGCTAATCTTAAATAAATTAATAATTTAAAAATTTCTCTCTTGATTATTTTATCAAGGGAGTTTTTTTATTAAACTATAATTTATCTAACTAAGCTCAGTTATCTAGCACATTGCTAGGTTTTGA
Proteins encoded in this region:
- the dtd gene encoding D-aminoacyl-tRNA deacylase; the protein is MKAVIQRVKYSSVTVDGKKIGEIQNGLLVLLGVTHTDSEKEVNWLATKIKDLRIFEDEDGKMNLGLEDIKGELLVISQFTLYGNCIKGRRPGFTDAARPDLAKPLYEKFLEKCRSFGIKTECGEFGADMKVELLNDGPVTLVIDTKDVANLK